One region of Corvus hawaiiensis isolate bCorHaw1 chromosome 12, bCorHaw1.pri.cur, whole genome shotgun sequence genomic DNA includes:
- the LCAT gene encoding phosphatidylcholine-sterol acyltransferase: protein MGSSGAGLALLTLSLLLQPTSQFWLFNVLFPPTTTPEAPPTNSTPPVVLVPGCLGNQLEAKLDKPDVVNWMCYRKTEDYFTIWLNLNTFLPVGVDCWIDNTRVVYNRTSRKMSNAPGVHIRVPGFGKTYSVEYLDQSKLAGYLHTMVQNLVNNGYVRDQTVRAAPYDWRVGPQEQPEYFQNLKALIEEMHDEYQRPVFLIAHSMGNLHVLYFLLQQTQAWKDQYIGGFISLGAPWGGTVKPLRILASGDEQGIPLMSNIKLREEQRMTTTSPWMFPTTLAWPESHVFISTPSYNYTYRDYRRFFTDVNLEDGWYMWEDMKDLLKDLPPPGVDTYCLYGTGFPTAETYIYDEHFPYEDPVDIIYGDGDDSVNTRSLELCKRWRNQQKQKVYVQELRGAHHFNMVFSNLTLSYINEILLGSQEEQGEPGQVRSSLKAGKLGKILREHKVLKEPKKN, encoded by the exons ATGGGGAGCAGCGGCGCCGGGCTTGCGTTGCTGACGCTGtcgctgctcctgcagcccacgTCCCAGTTCTGGCTCTTCAACGTCCTCTTCCCACCCACCACCACCCCAGAAGCTCCCCCGACCAACAGCACACCGCCCGTGGTACTCG TGCCCGGGTGTCTTGGGAACCAGCTGGAAGCAAAGCTGGACAAGCCAGATGTGGTGAACTGGATGTGCTACCGCAAAACAGAGGATTATTTCACCATCTGGCTCAACCTCAACACCTTTCTGCCAGTGGGAGTTGACTGCTGGATCGATAACACCAG GGTGGTGTACAACCGAACCTCTCGGAAAATGTCCAATGCCCCAGGGGTGCACATCCGCGTGCCTGGCTTTGGCAAGACCTATTCTGTGGAATACTTGGATCAGAGCAAGCTGGCAG GTTACCTGCACACCATGGTGCAGAACCTGGTGAACAATGGCTACGTGAGAGACCAGACGGTTCGGGCAGCCCCCTACGACTGGAGGGTTGGACCCC AGGAGCAGCCCGAATACTTCCAGAACCTGAAGGCGCTGATTGAGGAGATGCACGACGAGTACCAGAGACCTGTCTTCCTCATTGCACACAGCATGGGCAACCTGCATGTCCTCtatttcctgctgcagcagacCCAAGCCTGGAAAGATCAGTACATTGGGGGGTTCATCTCCCTGGGTGCCCCCTGGGGAGGCACTGTCAAGCCCCTGCGTATCCTGGCATCCG GTGACGAACAGGGCATCCCACTCATGTCCAACATCAAACTCCGTGAAGAGCAGCGCATGACCACCACCAGCCCCTGGATGTTCCCCACAACCCTGGCCTGGCCCGAGAGCCATGTCTTCATCTCCACACCCTCCTACAACTACACCTACCGTGACTACCGGCGCTTCTTCACCGACGTCAACCTGGAGGATGGCTGGTACATGTGGGAGGACATGAAGGACTTGCTGAAGGATTTACCCCCTCCTGGGGTGGACACATATTGCCTCTATGGCACGGGCTTCCCCACCGCAGAGACTTACATTTATGATGAGCATTTCCCTTATGAGGACCCCGTGGACATAATTTATGGCGATGGGGACGACAGCGTCAACACACGCAGCTTGGAGCTGTGCAAGCGATGGCGCAACCAGCAAAAGCAGAAGGTGTACGTCCAGGAGCTGCGAGGTGCCCACCACTTCAACATGGTCTTCAGCAACCTGACACTCAGTTATATCAATGAAATCCTGCTAGGGAGCcaagaggagcagggggagccAGGGCAGGTGAGATCCAGCCTAAAGGCTGGGAAGTTGGGGAAGATCCTACGTGAACACAAGGTCCTTAAGGAGCCTAAAAAGAACTGA
- the LOC125331880 gene encoding C-factor-like: MGELCVHSVLVTGANRGLGLGFVQHFLRMPKPPQWIFATCRDPKGQRAQELQNLASKHPNVIIIPLEVTNPASIKAAAAKVAEHLGGSGLNLLINNAGMVKPKTLDSETLEDMTETYTTNTAGPLLMGQAFLPLLKKAAQGSPDSGLSCSKAAIINMSSYAGSIEDVYLWDFGQVVSYRCSKAALNMLSKCQSLAYREHGVLCVTLHPGWVQTDMGGTGSYKPPLTVDDSLQGMLKVLSSLSEKETGTFLDWEGKVLPW, translated from the exons aTGGGAGAACTTTGTGTCCACTCTGTTCTGGTGACTGGGGCCAACCGGGGCCTCGGCCTGGGGTTTGTGCAGCATTTCCTGAGGATGCCAAAGCCACCCCAGTGGATCTTTGCGACGTGTCGGGACCCCAAGGGACAGAGAGCGCAG GAGTTACAGAATTTGGCCTCCAAGCACCCCAACGTCATCATCATCCCGCTCG AAGTCACCAACCCCGCCAGCATCAAGGCGGCTGCAGCCAAGGTTGCAGAGCAcctggggggctctgggctgAACCTCCTCATCAACAACGCTGGAATGGTCAAGCCTAAGACACTTGATTCTGAGACATTGGAGGACATGACCGAGACTTACACCACCAACACGGCTGGACCCCTGCTGATGGGCCAG GCGTTCCTGCCCTTGCTGAAGaaggctgcccaggggagccCGGactcagggctgagctgcagcaaggCTGCCATCATCAACATGTCCAGCTATGCAGGCTCCATTGAGGATGTCTATCTATGGGATTTTGGACAAGTTGTCTCATACCGCTGCAGCAAG GCTGCTCTGAACATGCTGAGCAAGTGCCAGTCCCTGGCGTACCGGGAGCACGGCGTCCTCTGCGTCACTCTCCACCCCGGCTGGGTGCAAACCGACATGGGGGGTACAGGATCATATAAG CCTCCCCTGACAGTGGATGACAGCCTGCAAGGGATGCTGAAGGTGCTGTCCTCCCTCTCTGAGAAGGAGACCGGCACCTTCCTggactgggaagggaaggtttTGCCCTGGTGA
- the LOC125331881 gene encoding C-factor-like, with translation MGELCVHSVLVTGANRGLGLGFVQHFLRMPKPPQWIFATCRDPKGQRAQELQNLASKHPNVIIIPLEVTNPASIKAAAAKVAEHLGGSGLNLLINNAGMVKPKTLDSETLEDMTEIYATNTAGPLLMGQAFLPLLKKAVQGSPGSGLSCSKAAIINISSIGGSIASSFGWDMMQVTSYRCSKAALNMLSKCQSLAYREHGVLCVALHPGWVQTELGSSAGHTPPLTVDDSVQGMLKVLSSLSEKETGTFLDWEGNVIPW, from the exons aTGGGGGAACTTTGTGTCCACTCTGTTCTGGTGACTGGGGCCAACCGGGGCCTCGGCCTGGGGTTTGTGCAGCATTTCCTGAGGATGCCAAAGCCACCCCAGTGGATCTTTGCGACGTGTCGGGACCCCAAGGGACAGAGAGCGCAG GAGTTACAGAATTTGGCCTCCAAGCACCCCAACGTCATCATCATCCCGCTCG AAGTCACCAACCCCGCCAGCATCAAGGCGGCTGCAGCCAAGGTTGCAGAGCAcctggggggctctgggctgAACCTCCTCATCAACAACGCTGGAATGGTCAAGCCTAAGACACTTGATTCTGAAACATTGGAGGACATGACCGAGATTTATGCCACCAACACGGCTGGACCCCTGCTGATGGGCCAG GCGTTCCTGCCCTTGCTGAAGAAGGCTGTTCAGGGGAGCCCGggctcagggctgagctgcagcaaggCTGCCATCATCAACATTTCCAGCATTGGTGGCTCCATTGCTTCTTCCTTCGGTTGGGACATGATGCAAGTCACCTCGTACCGCTGCAGCAAG GCTGCTCTGAACATGCTGAGCAAGTGCCAGTCCCTGGCGTACCGGGAGCACGGCGTCCTCTGCGTCGCTCTCCACCCCGGCTGGGTGCAAACCGAGttgggcagctctgctggacacACG ccccccctgACAGTGGATGACAGCGTGCAAGGGATGCTGAAggtcctctcctccctctctgaGAAGGAGACTGGCACCTTCCTGGACTGGGAAGGGAATGTCATACCCTGGTGA
- the LOC125331879 gene encoding C-factor-like isoform X2 — protein MGELCVHSVLVTGANRGLGLGFVQHFLRMPKPPQWIFATCRDPKGQRAQELKDLASKHPNLVIIALEVTNPASIKAAAAKVAEHLGGSGLNLLINNAGMVKPKTLDSETLEDMTETYTTNTAGPLLMGQAFLPLLKKAVQGSPGSGLSCSKAAIINISSIGGSIASSFGWDMMQITSYRCSKAALNMLSKCQSLAYREHGVLCVALHPGWVQTELGSAAGHTPPVTVDDSVQGMLKVLSSLSEKETGTFLDWEGNVIPW, from the exons ATGGGAGAACTTTGTGTCCACTCTGTTCTGGTGACTGGGGCCAACCGGGGCCTCGGCCTGGGGTTTGTGCAGCATTTCCTGAGGATGCCAAAGCCACCCCAGTGGATCTTTGCGACGTGTCGGGACCCTAAGGGACAGAGAGCGCAG GAGCTAAAGGATTTGGCCTCCAAACATCCCAACCTGGTCATCATTGCTCTTG AAGTCACCAACCCCGCCAGCATcaaggcagctgcagccaaGGTTGCAGAGCAcctggggggctctgggctgAACCTCCTCATCAACAACGCTGGAATGGTCAAGCCTAAGACACTTGATTCTGAGACATTGGAGGACATGACCGAGACTTACACCACCAACACGGCTGGACCCCTGCTGATGGGCCAG GCGTTCCTGCCCTTGCTGAAGAAGGCTGTTCAGGGGAGCCCGggctcagggctgagctgcagcaaggCTGCCATCATCAACATTTCCAGCATTGGTGGCTCCATTGCTTCTTCCTTCGGTTGGGACATGATGCAAATCACCTCGTACCGCTGCAGCAAG GCTGCTCTGAACATGCTGAGCAAGTGCCAGTCCCTGGCGTACCGGGAGCACGGCGTCCTCTGCGTCGCTCTCCACCCCGGCTGGGTGCAAACCGAgttgggcagcgctgccggaCACACG ccccccgTGACAGTGGATGACAGCGTGCAAGGGATGCTGAAggtcctctcctccctctctgaGAAGGAGACCGGCACCTTCCTGGACTGGGAAGGGAATGTCATACCCTGGTGA
- the LOC125331879 gene encoding C-factor-like isoform X1, producing MSLSHFSEVEGRDRGISQLHWPPLLETPCSEPPDFSESSVTQQNQPEQHRCRSHRLSPRDQPSPARARSARAKPWHGKAGSGTSSAAHNSPVARPKGWHGRFSAGCTSEVTNPASIKAAAAKVAEHLGGSGLNLLINNAGMVKPKTLDSETLEDMTETYTTNTAGPLLMGQAFLPLLKKAVQGSPGSGLSCSKAAIINISSIGGSIASSFGWDMMQITSYRCSKAALNMLSKCQSLAYREHGVLCVALHPGWVQTELGSAAGHTPPVTVDDSVQGMLKVLSSLSEKETGTFLDWEGNVIPW from the exons ATGAGTCTCTCCCATTTTAGCGAAGTggaaggcagggacaggggcatCTCACAGCTCCACTGGCCACCACTTTTGGAGACCCCATGTTCTGAACCTCCAGATTTTTCAGAGAGCAGCGTAACACAGCAAAACCAGCCCGAGCAGCACCGCTGCCGCTCGCACCGCCTCAGCCCCCGAgaccagcccagcccggcccgtgCCCGCAGCGCACGGGCGAAGCCTTGGCACGGGAAGGCGGGTTCGGGCACATCCAGCGCAGCCCACAATAGCCCAGTGGCGCGGCCCAAAGGGTGGCACGGCCGATTCTCCGCCGGCTGCACTTCAG AAGTCACCAACCCCGCCAGCATcaaggcagctgcagccaaGGTTGCAGAGCAcctggggggctctgggctgAACCTCCTCATCAACAACGCTGGAATGGTCAAGCCTAAGACACTTGATTCTGAGACATTGGAGGACATGACCGAGACTTACACCACCAACACGGCTGGACCCCTGCTGATGGGCCAG GCGTTCCTGCCCTTGCTGAAGAAGGCTGTTCAGGGGAGCCCGggctcagggctgagctgcagcaaggCTGCCATCATCAACATTTCCAGCATTGGTGGCTCCATTGCTTCTTCCTTCGGTTGGGACATGATGCAAATCACCTCGTACCGCTGCAGCAAG GCTGCTCTGAACATGCTGAGCAAGTGCCAGTCCCTGGCGTACCGGGAGCACGGCGTCCTCTGCGTCGCTCTCCACCCCGGCTGGGTGCAAACCGAgttgggcagcgctgccggaCACACG ccccccgTGACAGTGGATGACAGCGTGCAAGGGATGCTGAAggtcctctcctccctctctgaGAAGGAGACCGGCACCTTCCTGGACTGGGAAGGGAATGTCATACCCTGGTGA
- the LOC125331879 gene encoding C-factor-like isoform X3: MVKPKTLDSETLEDMTETYTTNTAGPLLMGQAFLPLLKKAVQGSPGSGLSCSKAAIINISSIGGSIASSFGWDMMQITSYRCSKAALNMLSKCQSLAYREHGVLCVALHPGWVQTELGSAAGHTPPVTVDDSVQGMLKVLSSLSEKETGTFLDWEGNVIPW; this comes from the exons ATGGTCAAGCCTAAGACACTTGATTCTGAGACATTGGAGGACATGACCGAGACTTACACCACCAACACGGCTGGACCCCTGCTGATGGGCCAG GCGTTCCTGCCCTTGCTGAAGAAGGCTGTTCAGGGGAGCCCGggctcagggctgagctgcagcaaggCTGCCATCATCAACATTTCCAGCATTGGTGGCTCCATTGCTTCTTCCTTCGGTTGGGACATGATGCAAATCACCTCGTACCGCTGCAGCAAG GCTGCTCTGAACATGCTGAGCAAGTGCCAGTCCCTGGCGTACCGGGAGCACGGCGTCCTCTGCGTCGCTCTCCACCCCGGCTGGGTGCAAACCGAgttgggcagcgctgccggaCACACG ccccccgTGACAGTGGATGACAGCGTGCAAGGGATGCTGAAggtcctctcctccctctctgaGAAGGAGACCGGCACCTTCCTGGACTGGGAAGGGAATGTCATACCCTGGTGA
- the LOC125331882 gene encoding C-factor-like has protein sequence MAAARTVLLTGSNRGIGLELVKQLLSSPRPPAWIFATCRDPERTRAQELRDLASKHPNLVLVKLDVANPSAIRDAAKVVEGKLNGMGLNLLINNAGIYTPTATLETANAEDMLSTYKTNAVGPMLMAQAFLPLLKKAAQDSKEKGLSCSKAAIINISTILGSIKKTPDSFFKPVISYRCSKAALNMLTMCQALTYKESGILCVALHPGWVKTDMGSQEADLTVDTSVRGLLSVLTILSEKHSGTLLNWEGKAIPW, from the exons ATGGCGGCGGCGCGCACGGTGCTGCTGACCGGCTCCAACCGCGGCATCGGGCTGGAGCTGgtgaagcagctgctgagctcGCCGCGACCGCCCGCCTGGATCTTCGCCACCTGCCGGGACCCCGAGAGGACACGGGCACAG GAGCTGAGAGATCTGGCATCCAAACACCCAAATCTGGTTCTTGTAAAGCTGG ATGTCGCAAACCCCTCCGCTATCAGGGATGCGGCCAAGGTCGTGGAGGGGAAGCTGAATGGGATGGGGCTGAACCTGCTGATAAACAACGCCGGCATCTACACCCCCACGGCCACGCTGGAGACGGCCAACGCTGAGGACATGCTCAGCACATACAAGACCAATGCAGTGGGGCCAATGCTGATGGCTCAG GccttcctgcctctgctgaaGAAGGCTGCCCAGGACAGCAAAGAAAAGGGCCTGAGTTGCAGCAAGGCAGCCATCATCAACATCTCcaccatcttggggtccatcaaGAAAACACCTGATTCCTTCTTCAAGCCCGTCATCTCCTACCGCTGCAGCAAG GCTGCCCTCAATATGCTGACCATGTGCCAGGCTCTGACCTACAAGGAATCTGGGATCCTCTGTGTGGCACTGCACCCTGGCTGGGTGAAAACAGACATGGGCAGCCAGGAG GCTGACCTGACAGTGGACACAAGTGTGCGGGGGCTGTTGTCTGTGCTGACAATCCTTTCCGAGAAACACAGTGGGACTCTGCTCAACTGGGAAGGTAAAGCTATCCCCTGGTGA